In Allomuricauda ruestringensis DSM 13258, the following proteins share a genomic window:
- a CDS encoding NADPH-dependent assimilatory sulfite reductase hemoprotein subunit yields the protein MRENLVEKRSKEEGIKDNSDYLRGTIAKGLGDPLTGAIAEDDAKLLKFHGSYQQHDRDLEKERRQQKLEPLYQFMLRVRIAGGVTTPEQWLVMDELADRYGNGTLKLTTRQSFQMHGILKGNLKPTIKTINEALMTTIATCGDVNRNVMCNPNPYQSKIHGQVYGLAQEVSDYFQPKTKAYYELWLDHKREIEVPDQEPLYKKTYLPRKFKIAFCIPPHNDVDIYANDLGFVAIVEEGRLRGFNVIVGGGMGMTFGDDSTYPRLGTPIGFVAPDQVLPVAEAIVSIQRDFGNRVNRRQARFKYTIDNYGVDWLKNELPQRFDGKLEDTKPFRLTTNGDQYGWVRGIDGHWFHTLFVENGRIKDAEGHFLKTAIRKIAELGIGDLRLTGNQNLIIGSIPENDKSKIEEVLKEYHVHEKKHMTGLRLGSMACVALNTCGLAFAESERYLPSLLDKIDVLLQENGLEDRAINIRMTGCPNGCARSALAEIGFIGRAPGRYNMYLGASHNGDRLNRLYREMLSEEEILAELAQLLKDYAKTGLPSEHFGDYVIRMKIV from the coding sequence ATGAGAGAGAATTTAGTGGAAAAACGTTCCAAAGAGGAAGGTATAAAGGACAATAGTGATTATTTGCGGGGTACCATTGCCAAGGGATTGGGGGATCCACTCACAGGGGCCATTGCAGAGGACGATGCCAAACTGCTGAAATTCCATGGTTCCTATCAACAACATGACCGTGACCTAGAAAAAGAACGAAGACAACAGAAACTGGAACCCCTGTATCAATTTATGTTGCGTGTAAGGATTGCGGGAGGGGTCACTACCCCGGAACAGTGGTTGGTCATGGATGAACTTGCCGATCGCTATGGCAATGGTACCCTTAAATTGACCACGAGGCAATCCTTTCAGATGCACGGTATCTTGAAGGGAAATCTAAAGCCGACGATCAAGACCATCAATGAGGCCCTGATGACCACCATTGCCACATGCGGGGACGTCAACCGAAATGTGATGTGCAACCCCAATCCCTATCAATCCAAAATACACGGGCAGGTATATGGCTTGGCCCAAGAGGTGAGCGATTATTTTCAGCCCAAGACAAAAGCCTATTATGAACTGTGGTTGGACCACAAACGGGAAATCGAGGTTCCCGATCAGGAACCATTGTACAAGAAAACATATTTACCGAGAAAGTTTAAAATAGCCTTCTGTATCCCTCCCCACAATGATGTGGATATCTATGCCAATGACCTGGGTTTTGTGGCCATAGTGGAAGAGGGAAGGTTACGGGGCTTTAATGTCATCGTTGGGGGAGGCATGGGGATGACCTTTGGCGACGACAGCACTTATCCAAGATTGGGTACCCCAATTGGATTTGTTGCTCCCGATCAGGTACTCCCCGTGGCAGAGGCCATTGTTTCCATACAAAGGGACTTTGGGAACCGCGTAAACCGAAGACAGGCCAGGTTTAAGTATACCATCGACAACTATGGGGTCGATTGGTTAAAAAATGAACTTCCCCAGCGTTTTGACGGCAAATTGGAAGATACAAAACCCTTCAGATTGACCACCAATGGCGATCAGTACGGTTGGGTAAGGGGAATCGATGGTCATTGGTTCCATACCCTGTTTGTTGAAAATGGAAGGATCAAGGATGCCGAAGGGCATTTCCTGAAAACGGCCATCCGTAAAATAGCAGAACTCGGAATAGGTGATTTGAGACTGACCGGCAACCAAAATTTGATCATTGGCTCCATTCCCGAAAATGACAAGTCCAAAATAGAAGAGGTGTTGAAGGAATACCACGTGCATGAAAAAAAACACATGACGGGACTGCGTTTGGGTTCCATGGCATGTGTTGCCCTGAATACCTGCGGTTTGGCCTTTGCGGAATCAGAAAGATATCTCCCCTCCCTTTTGGATAAAATTGATGTGCTCTTACAGGAGAATGGCTTGGAAGACAGGGCCATCAATATACGGATGACAGGATGTCCCAATGGATGTGCCCGTTCGGCATTGGCAGAGATTGGTTTTATCGGTAGGGCACCGGGACGGTACAATATGTATTTGGGCGCCAGTCACAATGGGGATCGGTTGAACCGATTATATCGGGAGATGCTCTCTGAAGAGGAAATCCTGGCCGAACTTGCCCAACTTTTAAAAGATTACGCCAAAACCGGACTTCCTTCCGAACACTTCGGTGATTATGTGATCCGAATGAAAATTGTTTGA
- a CDS encoding trans-sulfuration enzyme family protein, with product MMETLCVHPIYDLQGGGNSLLPDIRPSTAYRYLESETLQYPGFHTTYNQIRLGEVMAKLEHGSWGLALSSGMAAITTAILGLVKEGDHIICTRELYGGTRKFAEHELPRRGIEVSYVGSSPMELENAITDRTKIIFMETPSNPLLDIFPLKAFTEVAKQYGLTTIVDNTFATPINQLPLSLGVDIVVHSGTKFLGGHNDLFFGVLVGNRESDRETIFRTAKLYGGALAAQECYQAERSIKTLALRVERQNANAMAVAQFLYGHPLVEAVYYPGLESHSGHKAAKTQMTGYGGILSFKLRASDNQVDKFLRALTIIQPTLSLGGVESIICAPSATSHKDLTPDQRMASGITANLLRLSVGIEDKEDLKRDLGQAMEASLGHPNT from the coding sequence ATGATGGAGACCCTATGCGTGCATCCAATATATGACCTTCAAGGAGGAGGAAATTCCTTGCTTCCAGATATCAGACCATCGACTGCTTATAGGTATTTGGAGTCCGAAACATTGCAATATCCTGGTTTCCACACCACCTATAACCAAATCCGCCTAGGAGAGGTCATGGCCAAGCTCGAACACGGATCATGGGGATTGGCCCTGAGTTCGGGAATGGCCGCTATAACCACCGCCATCCTCGGATTGGTCAAGGAGGGGGACCATATCATATGTACCCGGGAACTATACGGGGGGACCCGAAAGTTTGCCGAACATGAACTGCCAAGAAGGGGAATCGAAGTGAGTTATGTGGGCAGTTCCCCTATGGAATTGGAAAATGCCATTACCGATAGGACCAAAATCATTTTTATGGAGACCCCTTCCAACCCCTTATTGGATATTTTTCCATTGAAAGCATTTACAGAGGTGGCCAAACAATATGGTTTGACCACCATCGTGGACAATACATTTGCTACCCCGATCAACCAGTTGCCACTCTCACTGGGTGTGGATATCGTGGTCCACTCGGGAACTAAGTTTCTGGGAGGACACAACGATCTCTTTTTTGGTGTGCTTGTGGGAAACCGGGAGTCCGATCGGGAAACCATTTTTAGGACGGCCAAGTTGTATGGCGGGGCGCTGGCGGCCCAGGAGTGTTACCAAGCTGAACGGAGTATCAAGACCTTGGCCCTTAGGGTGGAAAGACAAAATGCCAATGCCATGGCCGTGGCCCAATTCCTTTATGGGCACCCACTGGTGGAAGCGGTGTACTATCCGGGCCTGGAATCCCATTCGGGGCATAAGGCGGCCAAAACCCAGATGACAGGCTATGGGGGCATTCTTTCCTTTAAGCTAAGGGCTTCGGACAACCAGGTGGACAAATTTCTCAGAGCCCTTACCATCATTCAGCCAACATTGAGCTTGGGAGGCGTGGAGAGTATCATATGTGCTCCAAGTGCCACCTCACACAAGGATTTGACACCGGACCAGAGAATGGCTTCGGGGATTACCGCTAATCTTCTGCGGTTGTCCGTCGGTATTGAGGACAAGGAAGATTTAAAAAGGGATCTGGGACAAGCCATGGAGGCTTCGTTGGGCCATCCCAATACATAA
- a CDS encoding ketopantoate reductase family protein, with protein sequence MNILVYGVGGIGGYFGGKLALTDHHVTFLARGKHFEAIHENGLLVKSWQGDFTVRPNMVTDDVASIEVLDLVLLGVKNWQVPEAIEHLRPRLLAHTIILPLQNGVDNTQRITKLLTSGHVLAGCCNLISYIEAPGIIRHAHFIPSITFGEVDDKLTQQVLDVKELFEEAGIANNIAFDIEKELWKKFLFICPISGVGALTRLQIDTICAAPYLFKMVRNAAYEILELAQTMGIALSQRDVERTLETLKSQEHMNTTSMQRDIIHGRPSELEHLTGYVVHQARKRGIFAPTNRLIYECLLPSELKIRESLN encoded by the coding sequence TTGAATATCCTTGTTTATGGTGTTGGGGGAATCGGTGGTTATTTTGGCGGTAAATTGGCACTTACCGACCATCATGTCACATTTTTGGCCAGGGGAAAACATTTCGAAGCAATACATGAAAATGGTCTGTTGGTCAAGAGTTGGCAAGGTGACTTTACCGTTCGCCCCAATATGGTCACAGATGACGTTGCTTCCATTGAAGTGCTCGACCTGGTGTTGTTGGGTGTAAAGAACTGGCAGGTCCCCGAGGCCATTGAGCATCTGCGGCCCCGTCTTTTGGCGCACACAATAATCTTACCTCTGCAAAATGGTGTGGACAATACCCAAAGAATCACCAAGTTGTTGACATCCGGCCACGTACTGGCCGGGTGTTGCAATCTTATCAGTTACATTGAGGCTCCCGGGATCATTAGGCATGCCCATTTTATCCCCAGTATTACCTTCGGGGAAGTTGATGATAAATTGACCCAACAGGTATTGGATGTCAAGGAATTGTTTGAAGAGGCAGGAATAGCCAATAATATTGCATTTGATATTGAAAAGGAGCTCTGGAAGAAATTCCTGTTCATTTGCCCGATCAGTGGGGTGGGGGCCTTGACTCGATTGCAGATAGATACCATTTGTGCTGCTCCCTATCTATTCAAAATGGTTCGGAATGCTGCTTATGAAATATTGGAGTTGGCCCAGACCATGGGAATTGCATTGTCCCAAAGGGATGTGGAAAGGACACTGGAAACACTAAAAAGCCAAGAGCATATGAACACCACGTCCATGCAGAGGGACATCATCCATGGCAGACCCTCCGAGCTGGAACATTTGACCGGATATGTGGTGCATCAAGCCAGAAAAAGAGGCATCTTCGCGCCCACAAATAGATTGATCTATGAATGTTTGTTACCGTCAGAACTGAAAATACGGGAATCCTTAAACTAA
- a CDS encoding O-acetylhomoserine aminocarboxypropyltransferase/cysteine synthase family protein: protein MNDSNIQKFSTRSIHSGHDVQATAGTRAVPIYQSTSYVFHDCDHAANLFNLSEPGYIYTRLNNPTTDILEKRMADLEGGIGALCTSSGMSAISTTILTLLKSGDHIVASNSLYGGTFNLFNVTLPRFGISTTFVDASNPESFKNATRVNTKAYFLESLGNPKLDIPDIKKIADVAKGLAIPFIVDNTVATPYLLRPIEHGANIVIHSLTKYINGNGTSIGGIIIDAGTFDWSNEKFPEFNEPSPGYHGLVYNEQIGQAAFIAKARLEGLRDFGAALSPFNAFQILQGLETLGIRVKRHSENSLALAKWLETQEEVQWANYPGLESSPYFELASEYMPEGQSGIVTFGVKGGFDAAKIVVNGTKLFSLLVNIGDTKSLIVHPASTTHQQLKKEEQELAGVTEDMIRLSVGLEDVEDLKKDLRQAFDLVNH, encoded by the coding sequence ATGAACGATTCCAACATTCAAAAATTTTCCACGAGATCGATACACTCCGGACATGATGTCCAAGCTACTGCGGGTACCAGGGCGGTTCCGATCTATCAATCCACTTCCTATGTGTTCCATGACTGTGACCATGCGGCCAATTTGTTCAATCTATCCGAACCTGGTTATATCTATACAAGACTGAACAATCCCACAACCGATATCTTGGAAAAACGGATGGCAGACCTAGAGGGAGGAATTGGAGCCCTGTGCACTTCCTCGGGAATGTCTGCGATCTCCACAACAATTCTCACCCTTTTGAAATCAGGGGACCACATTGTTGCCTCCAATAGTCTTTACGGCGGAACGTTTAACCTTTTCAATGTGACCCTACCGAGATTCGGGATCAGCACCACATTTGTGGACGCCTCCAATCCGGAAAGCTTTAAAAATGCCACTAGGGTCAATACTAAGGCCTATTTTCTGGAATCCTTGGGCAATCCCAAATTGGATATTCCGGATATTAAAAAAATAGCGGATGTGGCCAAGGGCCTCGCTATCCCCTTTATCGTGGACAACACGGTGGCCACTCCATACTTATTGAGACCTATTGAACACGGGGCCAATATCGTGATACATTCCTTGACCAAGTATATCAATGGGAACGGAACTTCCATTGGGGGTATTATCATCGATGCGGGTACCTTTGATTGGAGCAATGAAAAATTCCCAGAGTTCAATGAACCTTCTCCTGGATACCATGGACTGGTCTATAATGAGCAAATTGGACAAGCGGCCTTTATTGCCAAGGCCAGGCTGGAAGGGTTAAGGGATTTTGGTGCCGCCTTGAGTCCCTTCAATGCATTCCAGATTTTGCAGGGATTGGAAACATTGGGAATCCGTGTAAAAAGACATTCAGAAAACAGTTTGGCCCTGGCCAAATGGTTGGAAACACAAGAAGAGGTGCAATGGGCCAATTATCCCGGTCTGGAAAGTAGCCCATATTTTGAACTGGCCTCTGAATACATGCCTGAGGGTCAGAGTGGTATTGTCACTTTTGGTGTCAAAGGAGGGTTTGATGCGGCAAAAATAGTGGTGAACGGGACGAAATTGTTCTCGCTTTTGGTCAATATTGGAGATACCAAGTCCTTGATCGTACACCCTGCCAGTACCACGCACCAACAACTTAAAAAGGAAGAACAGGAACTGGCCGGTGTTACTGAGGATATGATACGGTTGTCCGTTGGTCTTGAAGATGTGGAGGACCTTAAAAAGGATTTAAGACAGGCTTTTGACCTGGTCAACCATTAA
- a CDS encoding SusD/RagB family nutrient-binding outer membrane lipoprotein: protein MRKQMTITKFTSMFALLLMLVGCDDFLDVNDNPNDPPISTPSLTLPVAQQSLANLNATTMTYLGNFLAYNWATPSNWSANADFSRYNVTSNFFSTVFETSYVDIFKNLTYIQHFEDASGAVDYTTYKAIALVLKAYQYQYLVDLYGDIPYTEANQRGENTTPVYDDAETVYKANIAALTTAVEMFQNLPENAEDPGTQDIIFHGDVTLWTQFANTIKLRMLVRLSNLGQDSYINEQIALIEQNGVGFIDMTVSANPGYSDNENKQSPFFGYFRLPSTGEESDRGDFTVASDFTIDYLLDTNDERISRLYAESASNGDFKGVEQSTILPGSGFTSNDLSKVGPGLLVSADQDQPIMLLEESLLLQAEAIVRGYLSGDDTMAKELYNAAISESFSRLGVEDPLNSAAAYYSQPIENVLWDASPNKIEAIITQKWVALNGTSSIELWIEKTRTGFPTGLPVPAESNGTRPVRLLYPASEIARNTNNVPQQTVQDAFTKPPFWN, encoded by the coding sequence ATGAGAAAACAAATGACAATAACAAAGTTCACATCCATGTTCGCACTGTTACTGATGCTTGTCGGTTGCGACGATTTTTTGGATGTCAACGACAATCCGAACGACCCCCCTATTTCAACTCCGAGCTTGACCTTACCGGTAGCTCAGCAAAGCCTGGCAAATTTAAATGCCACCACCATGACTTATTTGGGAAATTTCCTGGCCTATAACTGGGCCACGCCATCAAATTGGTCGGCCAATGCTGATTTTTCAAGGTACAATGTGACCTCTAACTTTTTCTCCACGGTCTTTGAGACCTCTTATGTGGATATATTCAAAAATTTGACCTATATCCAACATTTTGAGGATGCCAGTGGGGCGGTCGATTATACCACCTACAAGGCCATTGCCCTGGTATTAAAAGCCTATCAGTACCAATATTTGGTAGATCTCTATGGGGACATCCCTTATACTGAGGCCAACCAAAGGGGAGAGAACACCACACCCGTTTACGATGATGCCGAAACTGTCTATAAAGCCAATATAGCAGCATTGACAACAGCTGTGGAGATGTTCCAAAATTTACCGGAGAACGCCGAGGATCCCGGGACACAGGATATCATATTCCATGGCGATGTGACCCTTTGGACACAGTTTGCCAATACGATAAAATTGCGCATGTTGGTTCGGTTAAGCAATCTAGGCCAAGATTCCTATATCAACGAGCAAATTGCCCTTATTGAGCAAAATGGTGTCGGTTTCATCGATATGACCGTTTCTGCCAACCCGGGTTATTCCGACAACGAAAACAAACAAAGTCCATTTTTTGGATATTTCCGTTTGCCATCGACTGGAGAGGAAAGCGATCGCGGGGATTTTACGGTTGCCAGTGATTTCACCATTGATTATTTATTGGACACCAACGATGAGCGAATTTCCAGATTGTATGCAGAATCAGCCTCCAATGGAGATTTCAAGGGTGTTGAACAGTCCACGATCTTGCCCGGTAGTGGCTTTACATCCAATGACCTTTCCAAGGTTGGTCCTGGTTTATTGGTCAGTGCGGACCAAGATCAGCCCATCATGCTCTTGGAAGAAAGTCTTCTACTGCAAGCGGAGGCGATTGTTAGAGGATACTTGTCTGGCGATGATACAATGGCCAAGGAGTTGTACAACGCAGCCATCAGCGAGTCTTTTTCACGATTGGGTGTCGAAGACCCACTCAACAGTGCAGCTGCCTATTATAGTCAACCCATTGAAAATGTATTGTGGGATGCATCACCAAACAAGATTGAGGCCATCATCACCCAAAAATGGGTAGCCTTGAATGGGACATCCTCAATTGAACTCTGGATAGAAAAAACCAGGACAGGATTTCCGACAGGGCTTCCGGTACCCGCAGAATCCAACGGAACAAGGCCTGTAAGATTACTCTATCCTGCCTCTGAGATTGCACGTAACACCAATAATGTACCCCAACAAACCGTACAGGATGCATTTACCAAACCTCCTTTCTGGAATTAA